The Paenibacillus sp. RUD330 genome has a segment encoding these proteins:
- the helD gene encoding RNA polymerase recycling motor HelD, giving the protein METKDWKLEQERLEGVRNKLQARIDELEPEVAGLRGQAADIRKRFWEDVTINTSTDEDFEETFHTINQQSAVLAERERGHKLLAQQWKSVKRLLPSPYFGRIDFKEEGLEVAEQIYIGVASFVDEDGLSFLIYDWRTPIASLYYDHSPGRASYVTPAGSIDGAMELKRQFHIQEGHIRNMFDASETIGDELLQQVLGKGANPQMKSIVATIQKEQNEIIRNDKSRMLIVQGAAGSGKTSAALQRVAYLLYKHRQTIKADQIVLFSPNPMFASYVSTVLPELGEENMQQTTFQEYLDYWLGPSLRPEDPFDQIEYVLTAHGEAGHEARLQGIGYKASEAFLQALRNYGAWLGEEGMRFNGIRLRERELIAAERMEAEFYGYDRSLPLYNRVVLLQEWLLSELASLERKERYAPWVQEELDDLDSDQYAEVFEMLHKERELFDLAEHYAAVREKIIKKRREDESDFDFAQKEEELLRRRIVKEQFKPLRKSARKFAFIDVEGIYGQLFADEAAYPERTNGGATPPLWPEICKQTKEALLRNELLHEDATPYLYLRELIEGVRTNTEIRHVFVDEGQDYSMFQYEYLKKLFPRACMTVLGDFGQAIFVQATSLDASDSPLLRLFGEADTSLVRLVRSYRSTRDMVEFTKSMLPGGDEIESFERRGLKPLLNRLDSREKRDAQLLADIAALRSEGFDSIAVIAKTAAESREAYESLRNLGGEELQLIGKDTPGYEKRVMILPVYLAKGVEFDAVLVYEASSEAYGRDSERKLLYTACTRAMHRLHLYSTGEWSPFVQALPEELYETAPC; this is encoded by the coding sequence ATGGAAACGAAGGATTGGAAGCTGGAACAGGAGCGGCTGGAAGGGGTCCGGAACAAGCTGCAGGCGAGAATAGACGAACTGGAGCCGGAAGTCGCCGGACTGCGCGGTCAAGCTGCAGACATCCGCAAGCGGTTTTGGGAAGATGTGACGATCAATACGAGCACGGATGAGGATTTTGAAGAGACGTTCCATACGATTAACCAGCAGTCCGCGGTGTTGGCCGAACGGGAGCGCGGCCACAAGCTGTTGGCGCAGCAGTGGAAAAGCGTGAAACGTCTGCTTCCGTCGCCGTATTTCGGACGCATAGATTTCAAGGAAGAAGGGCTTGAAGTCGCCGAGCAGATCTACATCGGCGTAGCTTCCTTTGTCGACGAGGACGGATTGAGCTTCCTGATCTATGATTGGCGGACGCCGATCGCAAGCCTATATTACGACCATTCCCCCGGTCGGGCTTCTTATGTAACGCCCGCCGGGTCCATCGATGGGGCGATGGAGCTCAAAAGGCAGTTTCACATACAAGAAGGGCACATCCGCAACATGTTCGACGCGAGCGAAACGATCGGAGACGAGCTGCTGCAGCAGGTGCTGGGCAAAGGCGCGAACCCGCAAATGAAGAGCATCGTCGCCACCATCCAGAAGGAACAAAATGAAATCATCCGCAATGACAAAAGCCGGATGCTGATCGTTCAGGGAGCGGCCGGCAGCGGCAAAACTTCCGCGGCCCTGCAGCGGGTGGCGTACTTGCTCTACAAGCATCGCCAGACGATCAAGGCCGACCAGATCGTTCTTTTTTCTCCCAATCCGATGTTTGCCAGCTATGTCTCCACGGTCCTTCCGGAGCTCGGCGAAGAGAACATGCAGCAGACGACCTTTCAGGAGTATCTCGACTATTGGCTGGGTCCATCGCTCCGCCCGGAGGATCCCTTTGACCAGATCGAATATGTGCTCACCGCTCATGGTGAGGCGGGACATGAGGCTCGTCTTCAGGGAATCGGATACAAAGCTTCCGAAGCTTTCCTGCAAGCTCTGCGGAATTATGGGGCTTGGTTGGGAGAGGAAGGCATGCGATTCAACGGCATTCGGCTTCGGGAACGCGAGCTGATTGCCGCGGAGCGGATGGAAGCGGAATTTTACGGATATGACCGTTCGCTGCCTTTGTACAATCGAGTCGTTTTGCTGCAGGAATGGCTTCTGAGCGAGCTGGCTTCGCTGGAACGCAAGGAACGATATGCGCCTTGGGTCCAGGAGGAGCTGGATGATCTCGATTCCGATCAGTACGCGGAGGTCTTCGAGATGCTTCATAAAGAACGGGAGCTGTTCGACCTTGCGGAGCATTACGCCGCAGTACGCGAAAAAATCATCAAGAAGCGCCGGGAGGATGAGAGCGACTTCGACTTCGCCCAGAAGGAGGAGGAGCTGCTCCGCCGCCGCATTGTGAAGGAGCAGTTCAAGCCGCTGAGGAAAAGCGCGAGGAAATTCGCGTTCATCGATGTCGAAGGCATTTACGGGCAATTGTTTGCCGACGAAGCCGCTTATCCGGAGCGGACGAACGGAGGGGCCACCCCTCCATTATGGCCCGAAATATGCAAGCAAACGAAGGAAGCGCTGCTCCGGAACGAGCTGCTCCACGAGGATGCGACGCCGTACTTGTATCTGAGAGAGCTGATCGAAGGGGTCCGGACGAACACGGAGATCCGGCATGTCTTCGTCGATGAGGGCCAGGACTACTCGATGTTTCAATATGAATATTTGAAGAAGCTGTTTCCACGAGCTTGTATGACGGTGCTCGGCGATTTCGGGCAAGCGATCTTCGTTCAGGCGACAAGCTTGGACGCATCCGATTCGCCGCTGCTCCGCCTTTTCGGAGAAGCCGACACGAGCCTTGTCCGTCTTGTGCGCAGCTATCGCTCAACGAGGGATATGGTTGAGTTTACAAAATCGATGCTGCCGGGCGGGGATGAGATCGAATCGTTTGAGAGGAGAGGCCTCAAGCCCCTTCTGAACAGGCTGGACAGCCGGGAGAAGCGCGATGCGCAGCTACTGGCTGACATCGCGGCGCTCAGGTCCGAGGGCTTCGATTCCATCGCCGTCATTGCGAAGACGGCAGCCGAAAGCCGGGAAGCCTATGAATCGTTGCGCAACCTTGGAGGGGAGGAGCTCCAGCTCATTGGGAAGGACACGCCGGGTTATGAAAAACGAGTGATGATCCTTCCCGTGTATCTCGCCAAGGGGGTCGAGTTCGATGCCGTCCTGGTCTACGAGGCCTCGTCCGAAGCTTACGGCCGGGACAGCGAACGGAAGCTTCTGTACACGGCGTGCACGCGGGCCATGCACCGGCTTCATCTCTACTCGACGGGCGAGTGGTCGCCGTTCGTACAGGCGCTGCCTGAGGAGTTGTACGAGACAGCGCCATGTTGA
- a CDS encoding ArpU family phage packaging/lysis transcriptional regulator — MNQPRSSSDIDKKATKERVEAALEQYRLFKFTSFQRRQVSMTASYSNMPRSDTGVTSDQTGSIAAYNIDEPERRRLYCLEVEAAVEELPEKERDLIKRRYFDRESRYIMDFTIYNDMEISAPTYDKLRWRAFEHLALYLGIEVYDEN, encoded by the coding sequence GTGAATCAGCCGCGGTCCAGCTCTGACATCGACAAGAAGGCAACCAAGGAGAGGGTCGAAGCAGCTCTTGAGCAATACCGACTCTTCAAATTTACCAGTTTTCAGCGGCGCCAGGTCAGCATGACAGCCAGCTATTCCAATATGCCACGCAGCGACACAGGCGTAACGAGCGACCAGACAGGTAGCATAGCGGCGTACAACATCGACGAGCCGGAGCGGCGCCGGCTTTACTGCTTGGAAGTGGAAGCGGCTGTCGAGGAACTGCCCGAGAAGGAACGGGACTTGATCAAACGCAGGTACTTTGATCGGGAGTCACGATATATCATGGATTTTACGATTTACAACGACATGGAAATATCAGCACCGACTTACGATAAGCTTCGTTGGAGGGCTTTCGAGCACCTGGCGCTATACCTCGGAATTGAGGTATACGACGAAAATTGA
- a CDS encoding zinc-finger domain-containing protein, whose amino-acid sequence MDCPIKKNFIRASRGHLARIDRYCKSECSHGIKLQQLGGMLTCRKRKSVQWEFEEGEDANDLA is encoded by the coding sequence ATGGACTGCCCGATTAAGAAGAATTTCATCCGGGCGTCCCGGGGGCATCTGGCACGAATCGATAGATATTGCAAATCGGAATGCTCCCATGGAATTAAGCTGCAGCAGCTCGGCGGCATGCTGACCTGCAGGAAGCGGAAGTCGGTTCAATGGGAGTTCGAAGAGGGAGAGGACGCCAACGATCTCGCGTGA
- the dnaB gene encoding replicative DNA helicase → MPENSEAEQVVLGSILIDSEYAMDEVFDRLKGPEFYQGQHRKIYACMEELASDHSPINLVTVTSRLKDKGWLDQVGGVGYLSNLTRTVITPREVGYYVGMLKKSYSQRQLIEDLREQLAQAEQLVDPNEVISDTQSKLEAINELRDEKKGGRPIEQILIDVFEDAEKRYVKRSHGEVTGASSGFTELDRMTAGFQKSDFILVGARPSVGKTAFALNVARNVAVEIRETVAIFSLEMSEKQLVGRMVCAEGNVDAGRFRTGNFEASDWEKMTSAISILGNLPIHIDDTPAVTVSEIRSKCRRIKKEKGLGLILIDYLQLIQGRGKSGENRQEEISHISRTLKQIARELEVPVIALSQLSRGVEQRQDKRPMMSDLRESGSLEQDADIVAFLYRDDYYDKETEKKNIIEIIIAKQRNGPVGTVELAFLKNFNKFVSLSKAEEGNRQ, encoded by the coding sequence ATGCCGGAGAATAGCGAAGCTGAGCAAGTGGTCCTGGGCTCGATTCTTATTGATTCGGAATATGCCATGGATGAAGTCTTTGATCGGTTGAAGGGGCCGGAATTCTACCAGGGGCAGCATCGAAAAATCTATGCCTGCATGGAAGAACTCGCAAGCGACCACAGCCCCATTAACCTCGTTACTGTGACTTCCCGGCTGAAAGATAAAGGATGGCTAGATCAAGTTGGCGGGGTTGGTTACTTGTCTAATTTGACACGGACGGTCATAACGCCAAGGGAAGTGGGATATTACGTCGGCATGCTTAAAAAAAGCTATTCCCAGCGGCAACTGATCGAAGATTTAAGGGAGCAGCTGGCACAGGCGGAGCAGCTGGTAGATCCTAACGAAGTGATTTCAGATACTCAAAGCAAACTCGAGGCAATCAATGAGTTGCGGGATGAGAAAAAAGGCGGCAGGCCGATTGAACAAATCTTAATCGACGTTTTTGAAGACGCGGAAAAGAGATACGTGAAGAGGTCGCACGGGGAAGTGACTGGCGCATCTTCCGGATTCACCGAGCTTGATCGCATGACGGCTGGTTTCCAAAAAAGTGACTTCATTCTCGTCGGAGCCCGCCCTTCCGTAGGTAAAACGGCATTTGCTCTTAATGTGGCTCGAAACGTTGCTGTGGAAATTAGAGAGACAGTTGCAATCTTTAGTCTCGAAATGTCCGAGAAGCAGTTGGTCGGTCGGATGGTGTGTGCGGAAGGCAATGTGGATGCCGGCCGGTTCCGCACGGGAAACTTCGAGGCGTCGGACTGGGAGAAGATGACGAGCGCCATCAGCATCCTTGGAAATTTGCCCATCCACATCGATGACACGCCTGCTGTGACTGTCTCAGAAATACGAAGCAAATGCCGGAGAATCAAAAAGGAAAAAGGCCTGGGATTGATCCTGATCGACTATCTACAGTTGATTCAAGGACGCGGGAAATCGGGGGAAAACAGGCAGGAAGAGATTTCCCACATCTCCCGGACGTTGAAGCAGATAGCCAGGGAGCTCGAAGTGCCCGTCATTGCTCTGTCCCAGCTGAGTCGGGGCGTCGAGCAGCGGCAGGATAAGCGTCCAATGATGAGCGATCTCCGGGAATCGGGATCGTTGGAGCAGGATGCCGACATCGTCGCTTTCCTATACCGGGATGATTATTACGACAAGGAGACCGAGAAGAAGAACATCATCGAGATCATCATCGCCAAGCAGCGTAACGGCCCGGTCGGAACGGTGGAGCTCGCATTCCTCAAGAACTTCAATAAATTTGTGTCATTATCAAAAGCGGAAGAGGGGAACCGGCAATGA